Proteins found in one Zea mays cultivar B73 chromosome 1, Zm-B73-REFERENCE-NAM-5.0, whole genome shotgun sequence genomic segment:
- the LOC103633600 gene encoding L10-interacting MYB domain-containing protein-like translates to MVGKGSPRFNIGGSPKLRRFIPTTSATKKKTSPKCSGAKKSGSSPRVVKQRADWNPGLERSLVDILHEFKESGYRGDNGWNSEGWNRMVKEFHVRNKYVSFTKSQIQDKEGQLKRDYKMLKAAKQQSGSTWNEKRNMVEGPPALWENLMVTFPKIKKFNNNKATFPLFDALGELYDGHLAEGTWNCTSLEAPQEEEPNEQLQDAEDGPQGFDLNVVHDVDDEVDDALTERNEDMFEGRANTLSRDEESGQRRPAASRNKQEKEPKKPRKTDNIENMMNKYLEMRSKQVEDEAAREKEAREKETREKEAAQSEDFSIKRCISVLNTMEEVTKLEKAKAYSVFTKSKDNRETFICACEADQESALIWLRNEMT, encoded by the exons ATGGTTGGAAAAGGCTCCCCAAGGTTCAACATAGGTGGTTCCCCAAAGTTGCGTAGGTTCATTCCTACAACAAGTGCTACTAAAAAGAAGACTTCTCCTAAATGCAGTGGGGCAAAAAAGAGTGGAAGTTCTCCAAGAG tagtgaaacaaagaGCGGATTGGAATCCAGGCCTTGAGAGGTCTCTTGTTGACATTCTCCATGAATTTAAAGAAAGTGGATATAGAGGTGACAATGGTTGGAACTCCGAAGGGTGGAATAGAATGGTCAAGGAGTTTCATGTGAGGAACAAGTATGTCTCCTTTACAAAGTCTCAAATTCAGGATAAAGAAGGTCAGCTGAAGAGAGACTACAAGATGCTCAAAGCAGCAAAGCAACAGAGTGGGTCCACCTGGAATGAGAAAAGGAATATGGTTGAAGGACCACCAGCTTTGTGGGAGAATCTCATGGTG ACATTTCCTAAAATCAAGAAGTTTAACAACAACAAGGCGACCTTCCCGCTCTTTGATGCTTTGGGAGAGCTTTATGATG GACACTTGGCTGAAGGGACTTGGAATTGCACTTCTCTTGAGGCACCGCAAGAGGAAGAACCGAATGAGCAACTTCAGGATGCAGAAGATGGACCACAAGGCTTTGATCTGAATGTTGTTCATGATGTAGATGATGAAGTTGATGATGCACTCACTGAAAGGAATGAAGATATGTTTGAAGGAAGGGCTAATACTCTGTCACGAGATGAAGAAAGTGGACAGCGAAGACCTGCTGCGTCAAGAAACAAGCAAGAAAAGGAACCAAAGAAGCCCAGAAAGACTGACAACATAGAAAATATGATGAACAAATACCTAGAAATGAGGAGCAAGCAAGTAGAAGATGAAGCTGCAAGAGAAAAGGAAGCAAGAGAAAAGGAGACAAGAGAAAAGGAGGCAGCTCAAAGTGAAGATTTCTCCATCAAAAGGTGCATATCAGTTTTGAACACAATGGAAGAAGTGACCAAACTGGAGAAGGCAAAAGCATATTCAGTCTTCACCAAGAGCAAAGATAATAGAGAGACTTTCATATGTGCATGTGAAGCGGATCAAGAATCAGCTTTGATTTGGCTAAGAAATGAGATGACTTAG